One window of Arthrobacter oryzae genomic DNA carries:
- a CDS encoding carbohydrate ABC transporter permease encodes MTTMATPTQPKTGSGIAAPAPDYNPKSESAGAKRAKSIIFHAVALALTAVVLYPALWMLASSFKPNAEIGGANTSLWSNNFSFDNFVTAMDGIGGVSTLQFFTNSLVLAIGAVVGTVLSASVSAYAFARIKFPGRSVFFGMMIATLLLPFHVVIIPQYIVFQQLGLVDTYIPLLIGKFLAADAFFVFLMVQFMRNLPAELDEAARIDGAGHVRIFTSIMLPLMKPALISTSIFSFIWSWNDFLGPLLYLNTPEKYPLPLALRLFVDQTQSSDYGAMIAMSVLALLPVLVFFLVFQRYIVEGVSTQGLKG; translated from the coding sequence ATGACAACTATGGCAACTCCCACACAGCCAAAAACAGGCAGCGGCATTGCCGCGCCGGCTCCGGACTACAACCCGAAGTCCGAGTCAGCGGGTGCCAAGCGCGCCAAGAGCATCATCTTCCACGCCGTGGCATTGGCCCTCACAGCGGTGGTCCTCTACCCGGCCCTGTGGATGCTCGCGTCATCCTTCAAGCCGAATGCCGAAATCGGCGGCGCCAACACGTCGCTGTGGTCGAACAACTTCAGCTTCGACAACTTCGTCACCGCCATGGACGGGATCGGCGGCGTGTCCACGCTCCAGTTCTTCACCAACTCCCTGGTCCTGGCCATCGGCGCCGTGGTAGGAACCGTTCTGTCGGCCAGCGTGTCCGCATACGCCTTCGCCCGGATCAAGTTCCCCGGCCGCAGCGTGTTCTTCGGCATGATGATCGCCACCCTGCTCCTGCCGTTCCACGTGGTGATCATTCCGCAGTACATCGTGTTCCAGCAGCTGGGCCTGGTGGATACCTACATCCCGCTGCTCATCGGCAAGTTCCTGGCGGCGGACGCGTTCTTTGTCTTCCTGATGGTCCAGTTCATGCGCAACCTGCCGGCCGAACTGGACGAGGCGGCCCGCATCGACGGCGCCGGCCACGTCCGGATCTTCACCTCCATCATGCTTCCGCTGATGAAGCCGGCGCTCATCTCGACGTCGATCTTCTCCTTCATCTGGAGCTGGAACGACTTCCTGGGCCCGCTGCTCTACCTGAACACGCCGGAGAAGTACCCGCTGCCGCTGGCCCTGCGCCTCTTCGTGGACCAGACCCAGAGCTCGGACTACGGCGCCATGATCGCCATGTCCGTCCTGGCCCTGCTGCCGGTTCTTGTGTTCTTCCTGGTATTCCAGCGCTACATTGTTGAAGGCGTCTCCACCCAGGGCCTGAAGGGCTAA
- a CDS encoding family 78 glycoside hydrolase catalytic domain, protein MTGPLAAVALLTDGLEACLTASKRPHFGWELEAGAGSDPAFSYQTAYQLRLSDAGGAQLWDSGIVVSRQQHYVVYGGPELAPDADFRWTVRVHDAAGVPGHWSPPQEFSTGLDAPDWDAEWICRQPGGRAPLEVFDGALRVAGSPYLPLPCPPVRRVRLEVRLRPVMGWAGVLLRATGPGTGLLLELDSAGSVVLRRAAQWEIPSPAVPATEILASARLDRPAKAGQERLPGKDLVPGCWHDLAVTDDGRSVAVTLDGVGLFSADVPAPAGFRGSLALHQGPRSQAEYASFLVTDSTPGVMAGGNRSTAGAALLNHRFDAGAGRARACLDEWTRTTTHRQPDEWTLARTDVTLSGNVVRARLFAAASHQAEFRIDGATCLETSSFGYPGEGYYDAADVTALLQAEPGQNGRRGAVLSARVHWYGPGQGRAAGVPGLLAQLHVDYDDGRREVFGSGPDWQVAEGPYRQSGYRNDEGDPVEHLDATAPGAPQAPGSATWEQATTLGRHPVADFPAIRPRRTFLARTPSAAARLLTARDGTVVADFGRVLPARPVVDFSAGQAGRTVMIRAGYTLAPDGRVDRGKSASQNTDMSFPYTQADGPQRYEAAVHLGFRYLEVPGIPADEITAAGAVVVHSGHSREGSFSSSDPVLDAVFTLLRDSALYGAQEQFVDTPTREKGQFLGDAVNISYATMALFGERNLTAQALREFAASATRYWSDGDDHGRYNAVYPNGDGKRDIPDFSLMMPEWVEDYHRNSGDTALVEELLPALRATAGYVLRHIAVDGPTAGLITCLGGGSGPYLHGIVDWPAPGRFGYDMECAAKTTVNAQAVSVLDAVAGLCEVTGRTREAAGYRSHSADLAAAINARLRVDGVMVDGLKPDGSPTGHASQHATSFPLSLGITPAEWVQRDGRRLAGMGMRQGPMTVHRLVRALLAAGLVDDVLDLLTDSGQPGWARLLASGASFTWEAWELDEDTDYSQSHAWSASVIREILAHLLGIRVTAGGAEVSVEPPACRLEHARGSVPLQRGTVSASWRRGPAGTELSCTVPAGVRAVVVLPAGRYAVEGPTPGAAAVEFSTGAGAGTVRFRIHPGTWHFRPE, encoded by the coding sequence GTGACGGGCCCGCTTGCCGCCGTCGCACTTCTCACGGACGGACTGGAAGCCTGCCTGACGGCCTCAAAACGCCCGCACTTCGGCTGGGAACTGGAGGCCGGGGCGGGCAGCGACCCCGCCTTCTCCTATCAGACCGCCTACCAGCTCCGGCTGAGCGATGCGGGCGGAGCGCAGCTCTGGGATTCGGGCATCGTCGTCTCCCGCCAGCAGCACTACGTGGTTTATGGCGGCCCGGAGCTCGCGCCCGACGCCGACTTCCGCTGGACCGTCCGCGTACACGACGCCGCCGGCGTGCCCGGGCACTGGTCCCCGCCGCAGGAGTTCAGCACGGGACTCGATGCGCCGGACTGGGACGCGGAGTGGATCTGCAGGCAACCCGGCGGCAGGGCTCCGCTGGAAGTCTTTGACGGCGCATTGCGGGTCGCCGGTTCGCCCTACCTCCCCCTCCCCTGCCCGCCCGTCCGCCGGGTCAGGCTGGAAGTGCGCCTTCGGCCGGTCATGGGCTGGGCCGGCGTCCTGCTGCGCGCCACCGGTCCCGGCACCGGCCTGCTGCTGGAGCTGGATTCCGCCGGCAGCGTGGTCCTCCGGCGTGCTGCCCAGTGGGAGATCCCCTCCCCTGCCGTGCCCGCCACCGAGATCCTTGCGAGCGCCCGGCTGGACCGCCCTGCGAAGGCCGGCCAGGAACGGCTGCCCGGCAAGGATCTGGTCCCCGGATGCTGGCATGACCTGGCAGTCACGGATGACGGCCGCAGCGTTGCGGTGACACTCGACGGCGTGGGGCTCTTCAGCGCGGACGTGCCCGCCCCCGCCGGGTTCCGCGGAAGCCTGGCCCTCCACCAGGGCCCGCGCAGCCAGGCCGAATACGCCTCCTTCCTCGTCACAGACTCCACTCCGGGAGTCATGGCCGGTGGCAACCGCAGCACGGCCGGCGCTGCGCTCCTGAACCATCGCTTTGACGCCGGAGCCGGCCGCGCCCGCGCGTGCCTCGACGAGTGGACCCGCACCACCACCCACCGCCAGCCCGACGAGTGGACGCTGGCCCGCACGGACGTAACGCTTTCCGGCAACGTGGTGCGCGCCAGGCTGTTTGCCGCGGCCAGCCACCAGGCGGAGTTCCGCATCGACGGCGCAACCTGTCTGGAGACCTCCTCCTTCGGCTACCCCGGCGAAGGCTATTACGACGCCGCCGACGTCACCGCCCTGCTGCAGGCGGAACCCGGACAGAACGGCCGGCGTGGCGCAGTCCTCTCGGCCCGGGTGCACTGGTACGGGCCGGGCCAGGGCAGGGCTGCCGGTGTTCCCGGGCTGCTGGCCCAGCTTCACGTCGACTACGACGACGGCCGTCGCGAGGTTTTCGGCTCGGGGCCGGACTGGCAGGTGGCCGAGGGCCCCTACCGGCAGTCCGGTTACCGGAACGACGAAGGCGATCCGGTGGAACACCTGGATGCCACCGCTCCCGGCGCTCCTCAAGCCCCCGGGTCCGCCACCTGGGAACAGGCGACGACGCTCGGCAGGCACCCGGTTGCGGACTTCCCGGCCATACGTCCCCGGCGCACCTTCCTGGCCAGGACACCCTCCGCCGCCGCCCGGCTTCTCACAGCCCGGGACGGAACGGTGGTTGCCGACTTCGGGCGCGTACTGCCCGCCCGGCCGGTAGTGGACTTCTCCGCCGGACAGGCCGGCCGCACGGTCATGATCCGCGCCGGCTACACGCTGGCCCCGGACGGCCGGGTTGACCGCGGCAAGTCCGCCAGCCAGAACACGGACATGTCGTTCCCCTATACTCAGGCCGACGGTCCGCAGCGCTACGAAGCCGCCGTTCACCTGGGGTTCCGGTACCTCGAAGTGCCCGGAATCCCGGCGGACGAAATCACCGCGGCGGGCGCCGTCGTCGTACATTCCGGGCATTCCCGTGAAGGTTCCTTCAGTAGTTCCGATCCGGTGCTGGACGCCGTGTTCACGCTGCTTCGCGATTCCGCCCTGTACGGCGCGCAGGAACAGTTCGTGGACACTCCCACCCGCGAAAAAGGCCAGTTCCTGGGCGATGCCGTGAACATTTCGTACGCCACCATGGCACTGTTCGGCGAGCGCAACCTGACGGCCCAGGCCCTGCGGGAGTTTGCTGCGTCGGCCACGAGGTACTGGTCCGACGGCGATGACCACGGCCGCTACAACGCGGTTTATCCCAACGGCGACGGCAAGCGCGACATCCCGGATTTCTCCCTGATGATGCCCGAATGGGTGGAGGACTACCACCGGAACAGCGGCGACACCGCCCTCGTGGAGGAGCTGCTGCCGGCGCTGCGTGCCACCGCCGGTTACGTGTTGCGGCACATCGCGGTTGACGGCCCGACGGCGGGACTCATCACCTGCCTCGGCGGCGGGTCCGGCCCGTACCTGCACGGGATTGTGGACTGGCCGGCGCCCGGGCGGTTCGGCTACGACATGGAGTGTGCCGCGAAAACCACGGTCAATGCCCAGGCCGTGTCCGTCCTGGACGCGGTGGCCGGGCTGTGCGAAGTGACGGGGCGGACGCGGGAAGCCGCCGGGTACCGCTCCCACTCGGCTGACCTTGCTGCCGCGATTAACGCCCGCCTGCGCGTGGATGGCGTGATGGTGGACGGGCTGAAGCCGGACGGATCCCCCACCGGCCACGCGTCCCAGCACGCCACGTCGTTCCCGTTGTCGCTTGGCATCACCCCGGCGGAGTGGGTCCAGCGCGACGGCCGGCGCCTGGCAGGGATGGGGATGCGCCAGGGACCCATGACGGTGCACCGGCTGGTCCGCGCCCTGCTCGCAGCGGGGCTGGTGGACGACGTGCTGGACCTGCTGACCGACTCCGGGCAGCCCGGCTGGGCGCGGCTGCTGGCATCCGGGGCCAGCTTCACCTGGGAAGCCTGGGAGTTGGACGAGGACACGGACTACAGCCAGTCGCACGCCTGGTCCGCTTCGGTAATCCGGGAAATCCTTGCCCACCTGCTCGGCATCAGGGTTACGGCAGGGGGTGCGGAGGTTTCCGTCGAACCGCCCGCCTGCCGGCTGGAGCACGCCCGCGGAAGTGTCCCGCTCCAGCGCGGCACGGTATCGGCCAGCTGGCGCCGCGGGCCGGCCGGGACGGAATTGAGCTGCACGGTCCCCGCCGGAGTCCGCGCTGTGGTGGTGCTGCCGGCCGGCCGCTACGCGGTGGAAGGCCCGACGCCGGGTGCCGCCGCCGTCGAATTCTCCACCGGAGCCGGGGCCGGCACCGTCAGGTTCCGGATCCACCCGGGAACCTGGCACTTCCGCCCGGAATAG
- a CDS encoding beta-galactosidase, giving the protein MSPQEQSAPPAVWKRLDGIAYGGDYNPEQWPVSTRLEDLELMKEAGVTFLSVGIFSWGLLEPAEGTYDFGWLDEVLDNLATSGIKVALATATAAPPAWLVRKHPEILPVTADGTVLGPGSRRHYSPSSAVYRRYAAGITRVLAERYKDHPALALWHVDNELGCHVSEFYGDEDAAAFRAWLERRYGNIEALNASWGTAFWSQHYASFEEILPPGAAPSTLNPGQQLDFQRFSSWSLMDYYRTLLDVLRDVTPGVPATTNLMVSSATKSMDYFDWAKDLDVIANDHYLVAADPERQIELAFSADLTRGVAGGHPWILMEHSTSAVNWQPRNQPKMPGEMLRNSLAHVARGADAVMFFQWRQSFAGSEKFHSAMVPHGGRETRVFREVAGLGAALRKLASVKGSRVESRVAVVFDYEAWWASEIDSKPSVDVKYLDLLRDFHRSLFLRGVSVDFVHPSASLEGYALVLVCTLYNVTDAAAANIASAAQAGATVLVSYFSGIVDEQDHVRLGGYPGAFRDLLGVSVEEFHPLLAGSTAKLSDGGVGRVWSEHVHAAGAELVSAFTEYPLEGVPALTRRSVGAGSAWYLATFPDRDGIEALVDRLLDESGVAAVAGADQGVELTRRRHADGTSFVFAINHSRADATVRVAGTELLSGERFTGTVPAGAVVVVAED; this is encoded by the coding sequence ATGTCACCGCAGGAACAATCCGCTCCGCCAGCTGTTTGGAAGCGCCTCGACGGCATCGCCTACGGCGGCGACTACAACCCGGAGCAGTGGCCGGTGAGCACGCGGCTGGAGGATCTGGAGCTGATGAAGGAAGCAGGCGTCACTTTCCTCAGCGTCGGCATCTTCTCGTGGGGGCTGCTCGAGCCGGCGGAGGGCACATACGACTTTGGCTGGCTGGACGAGGTCCTGGATAACCTGGCGACGTCTGGCATCAAAGTGGCCCTCGCCACCGCCACGGCCGCTCCCCCGGCCTGGCTTGTCCGCAAACACCCGGAAATCCTCCCGGTCACGGCTGACGGAACCGTGCTGGGGCCGGGCTCGCGTCGGCACTACTCGCCGTCGTCGGCCGTTTACCGGCGGTACGCCGCCGGCATCACCAGGGTGCTGGCAGAACGATACAAGGACCACCCGGCGCTGGCGCTGTGGCATGTGGACAACGAACTCGGCTGCCACGTATCGGAGTTTTACGGGGACGAGGACGCGGCGGCCTTCCGCGCCTGGCTGGAACGGCGCTACGGGAACATTGAGGCGCTGAACGCGTCGTGGGGAACGGCCTTCTGGTCCCAGCATTACGCCTCGTTCGAGGAGATCCTGCCGCCCGGCGCCGCACCGTCCACCCTGAATCCGGGGCAGCAGCTCGACTTCCAGCGCTTCAGTTCCTGGTCCCTGATGGACTACTACCGCACCCTGCTCGACGTGCTGCGTGACGTGACGCCGGGCGTGCCGGCCACCACCAACCTCATGGTGTCCAGCGCCACCAAGTCCATGGACTATTTCGACTGGGCCAAGGACCTGGACGTGATCGCCAACGACCACTACCTCGTGGCCGCCGATCCCGAGCGGCAGATCGAACTCGCGTTCAGCGCGGACCTTACGCGGGGCGTTGCCGGCGGCCACCCGTGGATCCTGATGGAACATTCGACGTCGGCCGTCAACTGGCAGCCCCGCAACCAGCCCAAGATGCCCGGCGAAATGCTCCGCAATTCCCTGGCTCACGTGGCCCGCGGCGCGGACGCCGTGATGTTTTTCCAGTGGCGGCAGAGCTTCGCCGGCTCGGAGAAATTCCACTCCGCCATGGTTCCGCACGGCGGGCGGGAAACCCGGGTCTTCCGGGAGGTTGCGGGCCTGGGGGCGGCGCTGCGGAAGCTGGCGTCGGTCAAGGGCTCCCGCGTCGAATCCCGGGTGGCGGTCGTGTTCGATTACGAGGCCTGGTGGGCCAGCGAAATCGACTCCAAGCCCAGCGTTGACGTGAAATACCTGGACCTGCTGCGCGACTTCCACCGTTCACTGTTCCTGCGCGGGGTGTCGGTGGACTTCGTGCACCCTTCCGCGTCCCTGGAGGGCTACGCACTGGTGCTGGTATGCACCCTGTACAACGTCACCGACGCCGCCGCCGCGAACATCGCTTCCGCCGCCCAAGCCGGGGCGACGGTCCTGGTCAGCTACTTCAGCGGGATTGTCGACGAGCAGGACCATGTCCGGCTCGGCGGCTATCCGGGCGCGTTCCGTGACCTGCTGGGCGTCAGCGTAGAGGAATTCCATCCGCTGCTGGCCGGGTCCACCGCCAAGCTCAGCGACGGCGGTGTGGGACGCGTGTGGAGCGAGCATGTGCACGCGGCCGGCGCGGAGCTTGTTTCGGCATTCACCGAATACCCGCTTGAAGGCGTTCCTGCCCTGACGCGGCGCTCCGTGGGAGCCGGGTCGGCCTGGTACCTGGCCACCTTCCCCGACCGGGACGGCATCGAGGCGTTGGTCGATCGGCTGCTGGACGAGTCGGGAGTTGCCGCAGTGGCCGGGGCGGACCAGGGAGTCGAGTTGACGCGGCGGCGCCACGCGGATGGCACAAGCTTCGTGTTCGCCATCAACCACTCGCGCGCCGACGCAACCGTCCGGGTGGCAGGGACTGAGCTGCTGTCCGGCGAACGGTTCACCGGGACGGTTCCTGCCGGTGCCGTGGTGGTGGTCGCGGAGGACTGA
- a CDS encoding ABC transporter substrate-binding protein yields MISRRNFLTTVALGTASAAALAACGSPAPAQTGSAENPVTINYTWWGNDDRAKRTRQAIDLFESKNPDIKVNGNFTDFAGYWQKRATEAAGGGLPDVMQWDLSYLRDYGQRNQLLDLGTVKINTDAFEKSLLPSGQIRGKTYGIPTSTNAFAVYYDPAKLASLGIAEPDGTWTYEEYNAFLAEVGAKGNGALFGGTDYTSIWWMFNIWLRQNNIEAFTEDGKLGFTKDDLKKWWNVTADLRGTPALVSEERVTQLAPKSPFGSNVTATEATWDNFMAAYLGDSGAKELKLVPVPSDDKDNLGLFLKPSMLMVASAKTKYKDAAARFIDFMVNDPEVGQIFKTSRGVPASKTQRDGTTFEGTDKLVVEYEKSIEKYLKDAPEPPIVGFGTLEASFKRIAADLNYGKLTVDSAADAWFKEAEDLIKQNA; encoded by the coding sequence ATGATCAGCAGAAGGAATTTCCTCACCACCGTGGCCCTGGGCACCGCGTCCGCCGCCGCGCTGGCGGCTTGTGGATCCCCGGCTCCCGCCCAGACAGGTTCGGCGGAGAATCCGGTCACCATCAACTACACCTGGTGGGGCAACGACGATCGCGCAAAGCGCACCCGCCAGGCCATCGACCTGTTCGAGTCAAAGAACCCGGATATCAAGGTCAACGGCAACTTCACCGACTTCGCCGGCTACTGGCAGAAGCGCGCCACCGAGGCGGCCGGCGGCGGCCTGCCCGACGTCATGCAGTGGGACCTTTCCTACCTGAGGGACTACGGCCAGCGGAACCAGCTCCTGGACCTGGGCACGGTGAAGATCAACACCGACGCTTTCGAGAAGTCACTCCTCCCCTCCGGCCAGATCCGCGGCAAAACCTACGGCATCCCCACCAGCACCAACGCCTTCGCCGTGTACTACGATCCGGCCAAGCTCGCGTCCCTGGGCATTGCCGAGCCGGACGGCACCTGGACCTACGAGGAATACAACGCGTTCCTGGCAGAGGTCGGCGCCAAGGGCAACGGCGCCCTGTTCGGTGGCACGGACTACACCTCCATCTGGTGGATGTTCAACATCTGGCTGCGCCAGAACAACATCGAAGCCTTCACCGAGGACGGCAAGCTCGGCTTCACCAAGGACGACCTCAAGAAGTGGTGGAACGTCACCGCCGACCTGCGCGGCACTCCCGCCCTTGTCTCGGAGGAAAGAGTCACCCAGCTGGCACCCAAATCCCCGTTCGGCTCCAACGTCACGGCAACGGAAGCCACCTGGGACAACTTCATGGCCGCGTACCTCGGGGACAGCGGTGCCAAGGAACTCAAACTCGTTCCGGTTCCCTCCGATGACAAGGACAACCTGGGCCTCTTCCTCAAGCCCTCCATGCTGATGGTTGCCAGCGCCAAGACCAAGTACAAGGACGCGGCCGCCCGGTTCATCGACTTCATGGTCAACGACCCCGAAGTGGGCCAGATCTTCAAGACCTCCCGCGGCGTCCCGGCGTCCAAGACCCAGCGTGACGGCACCACCTTCGAAGGCACCGACAAGCTGGTGGTTGAGTACGAGAAGTCGATCGAGAAGTACCTCAAGGACGCCCCCGAGCCGCCCATCGTCGGCTTCGGCACGCTGGAAGCCTCTTTCAAGCGCATCGCCGCCGACCTCAACTACGGCAAGCTGACCGTCGACTCCGCGGCTGACGCCTGGTTCAAGGAAGCCGAAGACCTCATCAAGCAGAACGCCTGA
- a CDS encoding Poxvirus protein I5, producing MSTMDSTTPAGRNEPIPVNRFALFSETLLAGVLVLVLSLPLVTIPAAYAAGIAHLGRHLSGRDDSLRALRGTFRSALPGSWKLGITTAAAAVVIVLNLLLALAGQLPGQAVVLPATLILAAAGAVLLLRTAAAWSDDAGSAAGAPKVGAASATASKTGASKTAWPAALDAAKMLSLRDWTGSLLLAAALFAAVVFVWMLAALFVVVPGTLILASAAVKMRSTRV from the coding sequence ATGAGCACCATGGACAGCACCACGCCCGCAGGCCGCAACGAACCGATCCCGGTCAACCGCTTCGCCTTGTTCTCCGAGACCCTCCTTGCCGGCGTGCTGGTGCTGGTGCTGTCCCTTCCGCTGGTCACCATTCCTGCCGCGTACGCCGCGGGGATCGCGCACCTCGGGCGGCACCTGTCCGGCCGGGACGACTCCCTGCGTGCCCTCCGGGGCACGTTCCGCTCGGCGCTGCCGGGCAGCTGGAAGCTGGGAATCACGACGGCGGCAGCCGCCGTCGTGATTGTCCTGAACCTCCTGCTGGCGCTGGCCGGGCAGCTGCCCGGCCAGGCGGTGGTCCTGCCGGCCACGCTCATCCTGGCAGCGGCAGGTGCCGTCCTGCTCCTGCGCACCGCCGCGGCGTGGTCGGACGATGCGGGCAGCGCGGCCGGTGCACCAAAAGTTGGTGCCGCAAGCGCGACGGCCTCAAAGACCGGGGCCTCGAAGACCGCCTGGCCCGCAGCCCTTGATGCCGCCAAGATGCTCTCGCTCCGCGACTGGACGGGGTCGCTCCTGCTGGCCGCCGCACTGTTTGCCGCCGTGGTGTTCGTGTGGATGCTGGCCGCGCTTTTCGTGGTGGTTCCCGGCACCCTGATCCTCGCCTCGGCCGCGGTGAAGATGCGGTCAACCCGCGTTTAG
- a CDS encoding carbohydrate ABC transporter permease, which produces MTQSPTLSRRSSSAPVLRKSKQRGADARAGYTFLLPWLLGFIALTVGPMISSLYLSFTNYNLFDPPKWIGLDNYTTLFQDERFLQSVGVTVGYVVFGTPLKLAAALAVAMLLNSKRKGQGFYRSAFYAPSLIGASVSIAIVWKAMFGDAGPVDQGLSFFGINLGGWVGNPSMTMPMFILLTVWQFGAPMVIFLAGLKQIPADLYEAASMDGAGPVRKFFNITWPMLSPVIFFNLLMETIHAFQIFASAYIISNGEGGPAGSTLFYTLYLYLRGFSDFRMGYASAMAWLLVIVVGIITLIFFRTSKSWVHYSGDAK; this is translated from the coding sequence ATGACTCAAAGCCCAACCCTCAGCAGGCGTTCGTCGTCGGCCCCCGTGCTGCGCAAATCCAAGCAGCGCGGGGCCGACGCCCGCGCCGGCTACACCTTCCTGTTGCCCTGGCTGCTGGGATTCATCGCCCTCACCGTGGGCCCCATGATCTCCTCGCTCTACCTGTCCTTCACCAACTACAACCTGTTCGACCCGCCCAAATGGATCGGGCTGGACAACTACACCACCTTGTTCCAGGACGAGCGGTTCCTGCAGTCCGTGGGCGTGACCGTGGGCTACGTGGTCTTCGGCACCCCGCTCAAGCTCGCCGCCGCACTGGCAGTCGCCATGCTGCTGAACAGCAAGCGCAAGGGCCAGGGCTTCTACCGTTCAGCGTTCTACGCCCCGTCCCTGATCGGCGCGTCCGTGTCCATTGCGATTGTGTGGAAGGCGATGTTCGGGGATGCGGGCCCCGTGGACCAGGGCTTGTCCTTCTTCGGCATCAACCTCGGCGGCTGGGTGGGCAACCCGTCCATGACCATGCCGATGTTCATCCTGCTGACCGTCTGGCAGTTCGGCGCCCCGATGGTGATCTTCCTGGCCGGCCTGAAGCAGATCCCGGCCGACCTCTACGAAGCCGCCTCGATGGACGGCGCGGGCCCGGTCCGCAAGTTCTTCAATATCACCTGGCCCATGCTGTCGCCGGTGATCTTCTTCAACCTGCTGATGGAAACCATCCACGCGTTCCAGATCTTCGCCTCGGCCTACATCATCTCCAACGGCGAAGGCGGCCCGGCAGGCTCCACCCTCTTCTACACCCTCTACCTGTACCTGCGCGGTTTCAGCGACTTCCGGATGGGCTACGCCTCGGCGATGGCCTGGCTCCTGGTGATCGTCGTCGGAATCATCACGCTGATCTTCTTCCGCACGTCCAAGTCCTGGGTCCACTACAGCGGTGATGCAAAATGA
- a CDS encoding MFS transporter → MSSDRPQSAESLQATGQAVEPAVEPAAEPSRWYHPLAQRNYRLFVAIQLAGSTGVWMQRLAQDWLVLQLTGSPAAVGVAVALQFLPMLVVGPLSGILVDVYPKRRILLICQSVTALLALTLAVLDAGGGITVWAVYACCVALGITSAVDGPARQVFVNEVVGDAALRPAIGLNNAIGQLGAMAGPALGGLVIASAGSAAAFAANALVCLAVLGLITAIRTSQLHPSAPPLRGRGQILAGFRYVRRRPSLLLVMLLAGLLGAFGMNGPVVLAAFAEDIWHSGAAGFGMFNTFSAAGALIGALLAARLRTLGRRGIVVSAGLFGLTQLVAALMPTQELFVAMLVLVGVMTLLFLTGAATTVQLEAGADVRGRVLALYLPLLLGGHALGGLLAGWLTEEFGVRAGLVVTGALGMVSAVVIGLLLWLNARRRSAAL, encoded by the coding sequence GTGTCTTCCGACCGCCCGCAGTCCGCTGAGTCCCTCCAAGCCACCGGCCAGGCCGTTGAGCCAGCCGTTGAGCCAGCCGCCGAACCGAGCCGCTGGTACCACCCGCTGGCGCAGCGCAACTACCGCCTTTTCGTCGCCATCCAGCTCGCCGGCAGTACCGGTGTGTGGATGCAGCGCCTCGCCCAGGACTGGCTGGTCCTGCAGCTCACCGGCAGCCCGGCAGCCGTGGGCGTCGCGGTGGCGCTGCAGTTCCTGCCCATGCTGGTGGTGGGTCCGCTGAGCGGCATCCTGGTGGACGTTTACCCCAAGCGCCGCATCCTGCTGATCTGCCAGTCCGTCACCGCCCTGCTGGCACTGACCCTCGCCGTCCTGGATGCCGGCGGCGGAATCACCGTCTGGGCCGTGTATGCATGCTGCGTTGCCCTCGGCATCACGTCCGCCGTGGACGGCCCGGCCCGCCAGGTGTTCGTCAACGAGGTGGTGGGGGACGCCGCGCTGCGCCCCGCGATCGGGCTGAACAACGCGATCGGACAGCTCGGCGCCATGGCGGGACCGGCGCTCGGCGGCCTGGTGATTGCCAGCGCCGGTTCGGCCGCCGCCTTCGCCGCGAACGCGCTGGTGTGCCTCGCGGTGCTGGGCCTCATCACCGCCATCCGGACGTCCCAGCTCCACCCCAGCGCACCGCCCCTGCGCGGCCGCGGGCAAATCCTCGCCGGCTTCCGCTACGTCCGCCGCCGGCCCTCCCTCCTGCTGGTGATGCTGCTGGCGGGACTCCTGGGCGCCTTCGGCATGAACGGACCCGTGGTGCTTGCGGCTTTCGCCGAAGACATCTGGCACAGCGGTGCCGCCGGCTTCGGCATGTTCAACACCTTCAGTGCCGCCGGTGCCCTCATCGGCGCGCTGCTGGCGGCGCGCCTGCGCACCCTGGGCCGACGCGGGATCGTGGTGAGTGCCGGGCTGTTCGGGCTGACCCAGCTGGTGGCTGCCCTCATGCCCACGCAGGAGCTGTTTGTGGCGATGCTGGTGCTGGTGGGCGTGATGACGCTGCTCTTCCTGACCGGTGCGGCCACCACCGTGCAGCTGGAAGCGGGCGCGGACGTCCGAGGCCGCGTCCTGGCGCTCTACCTGCCGCTGCTGCTGGGCGGGCACGCGCTCGGCGGACTGCTGGCCGGGTGGCTCACGGAAGAGTTCGGCGTCCGGGCCGGCCTGGTCGTGACCGGGGCGCTCGGCATGGTGTCCGCCGTCGTCATCGGACTGCTGCTGTGGCTGAACGCCCGGCGACGGTCCGCGGCTTTGTGA